The following are from one region of the Bradyrhizobium sediminis genome:
- the fdxB gene encoding ferredoxin III, nif-specific, whose protein sequence is MSNATRDGRDWNPAYLLAIDEKKCIGCGRCFKVCGRDVMTLKGLNEEGELVALDDDEDDEIEKKIMVMNDDGACIGCGACARVCPTSCQTHGLAPATTG, encoded by the coding sequence ATGTCCAATGCAACCCGCGACGGCCGCGACTGGAACCCGGCATATCTGCTCGCCATCGACGAGAAGAAATGCATCGGCTGCGGCCGCTGCTTCAAGGTTTGCGGCCGTGACGTGATGACCCTGAAGGGTCTGAACGAGGAGGGGGAGCTCGTCGCGCTCGACGATGACGAGGACGACGAGATTGAGAAGAAGATCATGGTGATGAATGACGACGGAGCCTGTATCGGCTGTGGCGCCTGCGCCCGGGTCTGTCCGACCAGTTGCCAGACTCACGGCCTGGCGCCCGCTACGACGGGCTGA
- the hspQ gene encoding heat shock protein HspQ — translation MSKTSFAKFGIGQVIRHRVYEFRGVVFDVDPEFADCSGTHDAILVELRSRRDQPFYYLFAENDQNPYIAYVSEQNLMPDPTDEPVSHPQLDHLFARDENGGYRWRNVMIN, via the coding sequence ATGAGCAAGACGTCCTTCGCCAAATTCGGTATCGGCCAGGTCATCCGCCACCGCGTTTATGAGTTCCGCGGCGTGGTGTTCGATGTCGATCCGGAATTTGCCGACTGCAGCGGAACGCACGACGCGATTCTTGTCGAGTTGCGGTCACGCCGGGACCAGCCGTTCTACTACCTGTTCGCCGAGAACGACCAGAACCCCTATATCGCCTACGTCTCCGAGCAGAACCTGATGCCCGATCCGACCGACGAGCCGGTCAGTCATCCGCAGCTCGACCATCTGTTCGCGCGCGATGAGAACGGCGGCTATCGCTGGCGCAACGTGATGATCAACTAG
- a CDS encoding NifX-associated nitrogen fixation protein: protein MAEIAAVLEPTPAAEAPFVKELIKIWRAQDSHGAWEGKSDLTLLEPYILDKEARRALPIIGDPDPETIWRMELFFNAVALSIERATGVMISPMLKMSHEGFGRMVLIGGRLIVVNKQLRDVHRFGFDNLGKLAEEGEKYVKAGVEMIEKFRPVADY, encoded by the coding sequence ATGGCCGAGATTGCTGCAGTACTCGAACCCACGCCCGCGGCGGAGGCGCCGTTCGTCAAGGAGCTCATCAAGATATGGCGGGCCCAGGACTCCCACGGCGCATGGGAGGGCAAGAGCGACCTCACGCTGCTTGAGCCGTACATCCTGGACAAGGAAGCGCGCCGCGCGCTGCCGATCATCGGCGATCCCGATCCGGAAACCATCTGGCGGATGGAGCTGTTTTTCAACGCGGTGGCGCTGTCGATCGAGCGCGCGACCGGCGTCATGATCTCCCCGATGCTGAAGATGAGCCACGAAGGATTCGGCCGCATGGTCCTGATCGGGGGGCGGCTGATCGTCGTCAACAAGCAGCTGCGCGACGTTCACCGTTTCGGATTCGACAATCTCGGCAAGCTGGCCGAGGAGGGCGAAAAATACGTCAAGGCCGGCGTCGAGATGATCGAGAAGTTCAGGCCTGTTGCTGATTATTGA
- the nifX gene encoding nitrogen fixation protein NifX: MKIAFATQDLKRVDAHFGWAKNIAIYEIGPQGHRFLEAVQFDGDLKEDGNEDKLAPKIEAIKDCAILYVAAIGGSGAARVVANNIHPMKVNQPEEITDLLGKLEDVLKGTPPPWLRKALLKDQERTLDFEDQD; encoded by the coding sequence ATGAAAATCGCATTCGCGACCCAGGACTTGAAGCGCGTCGACGCTCATTTCGGCTGGGCCAAGAACATCGCGATCTATGAGATCGGCCCGCAGGGGCACCGCTTCCTCGAAGCCGTCCAGTTCGACGGCGATCTCAAGGAGGACGGCAACGAGGACAAGCTGGCGCCGAAGATCGAGGCGATCAAGGATTGCGCCATCCTGTACGTCGCCGCCATCGGAGGCTCCGGTGCGGCAAGGGTGGTCGCGAACAACATCCATCCGATGAAGGTCAATCAACCCGAGGAGATCACGGATCTGCTCGGCAAGCTGGAGGATGTCCTGAAGGGCACGCCCCCGCCCTGGTTGCGCAAGGCGCTGTTGAAGGACCAGGAACGAACCCTCGATTTCGAAGATCAGGATTAG
- a CDS encoding CCE_0567 family metalloprotein — translation MSDLETLKAEIKKLSAKATQAKMDLHDLSEELPLQWESILSVAQRAHDAFAELEQKRAALKSLESA, via the coding sequence ATGAGTGATCTGGAAACGCTGAAGGCCGAAATCAAGAAACTGTCCGCGAAGGCGACGCAGGCCAAGATGGACCTGCATGACCTGTCCGAGGAGTTGCCGCTGCAATGGGAGTCGATCCTGAGCGTGGCGCAGCGGGCCCACGACGCCTTCGCCGAGCTGGAGCAGAAGCGCGCGGCCTTGAAGAGTCTCGAATCGGCTTAA
- a CDS encoding antibiotic biosynthesis monooxygenase family protein: MFIAMNRFRVAKGSEADFEHVWASRDSHLDKVPGFVEFHLLRGPEAEDHTLYASHTVWEDFATFEAWTKSEAFRAAHSRAGGNKPLYLGPPQFEGFEVLQTVGRGKTVAA; the protein is encoded by the coding sequence ATGTTTATCGCCATGAACCGATTCCGTGTTGCCAAGGGATCTGAAGCGGATTTTGAACACGTTTGGGCTTCACGCGACAGCCATCTCGACAAGGTGCCGGGCTTTGTCGAGTTTCACCTTCTCAGAGGTCCCGAAGCTGAGGATCACACGCTTTACGCTTCTCATACGGTCTGGGAAGATTTTGCTACCTTTGAAGCGTGGACGAAATCCGAGGCCTTCCGTGCCGCGCACAGTCGAGCAGGCGGCAACAAGCCGCTCTATCTTGGGCCCCCGCAGTTCGAGGGGTTTGAGGTGCTCCAGACGGTAGGACGCGGCAAGACCGTGGCGGCATGA